CACGCCAAGGAATTGAATTAGCAGTAAGAAAACGATCAAAATGAAGCTAAAGAGGGCCAGTGCGGCCCCAACGATGGTGATAAGGTTGCGAGCCGCTGGGGCGTATCGTTCACTCATTTGCTTGCCACCTCGAAATTATATCTCATTCGACAGTCTCCCTGAACTCTATCTTCGCCCAGTCGAGCATAAACCAGGGTGGGGCATCGGTGTTGGGCGAGTTTTCCAGATTCTTGATGGTCAAAATATTGCGTCCCGCCTGCAAGAACGTGTTGGGGAATTCCCAACTATGTGTTCCCCAGGGTCCCTCTGACGCTGCCGGCACCTCGTCAGGGAAAGGGTTCAGGCCCTTAAAGACCACGTTATCATTGATCAGCACAACGATCCTGGTCTTCTCTCGATCGGGTGAGTCCATGCCCCGTATGGTTAAGGTCGCCTGTCCTTTTGGCCTGTCTCGTAAATAGAAGACGGCTGACATAACAGAATAATCTGTACGGGTGCCATAAAGCCAGGTAGCTGTAGCCCCCTTGTAGGTACTCTCTCCAGGATTGCGGAAGCTACCATTGAAGCTCGTATCCTCTAACACTATCTCTGTTTGGGACGGGCTTCCCGCCGCAGGGCTAAGGATCGTGGGACGTGGACTGATGGTAACGATCGGTGGAGTGATTGCAGTTGGTGATGGAGCCGCTCCCACGGACTGGGCGGCTGTCGCTTGGGGGGTCGGTTGTGCCAGAGGTAAGCCGCCTCTTGATAACACGAGAAGTACACCGAGGCCTGCCAGCACGAACACGCTCAAAAGCAGCAGTGGTAGCAGGAAGGGGAGTATGCCGATGGACTTGCCCGTTGGTCGCTTTGCCGGGATAGCCCGGCGTTGAGCGGGGGGCTTAGATGGTGTTCCCTTCCTCCGCCAGGGTAAGGTGGACAACGGCACCGTGGCCTGCCTGGAGAGGGCCAGGTACTCCTCAAGCGCCTGCTGCATCTCGCTGGCATTGCTCCAACGCTGCTGAGGGTCCTTGGCCATAGCCTTGAGAACGATCTTTTCGAGTGCTAGGGGGATGCTGGGCACCAGACGGCGAGGCGAGAGGGGTGTCTCACGCACGTGCTTCAGGGCGATCTGTACGGCTCTTTCCCCGTCGAAGGGCAGCTGGCCGGTCAACATTTCGTATAAAATAATGCCCACGGCATAAATATCGGAGGCCAGCGTAGCCGTTTCACCCAGGGCCTGTTCGGGCGAGAGGTAATGAACGCTGCCGATGGTCATACCAGCCTCAGTGATGGCCGGTGTGCTCAGGGCTTTAGCCAAGCCAAAGTCGCCAACCTTGGCTACGCCTTCCGGCGTGAGGAGCACATTTTGAGGTTTCATATCACGGTGGACGATTCCCTTAGTGTGAGCGGCCTGGAGTCCGGCCAAAATCTGTTGGGCTATTTCCACGGCCTGGTCGGCTGGTAGCGGTGCCCTCTTAGAGAGATACTCCTTAAGGTTCTGACCCTCAACATACTGCATAACGAGGTAGTAGTGATCGTCGCTCTTACCGTAATCGTAGACCTCAACGATATGGGGATGGGAAAGCCCTGCTGCTGCCCGGGCCTCCTGGCGGAGGCGTCCGACGAACGCCGGGTCAAGGCAGTATTGCTCACGTAGCACCTTTAGAGCTACCGGCCGATCCAGGAGGATGTCCCTCGCCTTGTAGACGATGGCTGCGCCCCCTTCGCCAATCTGTTCCATGATTTCGTAGCGCTCGCCAACCAGTGCGTTCATGTCTCTATGCTCTGCTCTGGTACAATCAATCTGACTGGCTGCACTCTTTGTGGTTGCTGACCGGAGATCTTTTCGACTATGCGGCGGAAGGACAGGGGATCGCCACTAGTGAAAAACACTTCCTGTGGCGCATCGTTCGTTGTATTCAGCCATCCCTTGGACTCCAGTACACGGTAGACCTGCCTAGCCACCGCCTCGGCCGGGTCTATGATGGTTAGAGGCAAGCCATTCAGGATTTTGCCGATCGTTGGACGAAGGAAAGAGTAGTGTGTGCAGCCAAGCACCAATGTATCTATGTCATTATTGATCAATGGCTCTAAGTACATCCGGAGCAGTTGCTCAGCGCGGGCTCCATCCACTTCACCCTCTTCGACTAGTTCGACTAAACCTGGACAAGATTGCGAGAAGAGGATGACGTTGGAGGCGAACTTCTCGACGAGCTCGGCGAAGGCCGCCCCCTGGAGGGTGGCGTCGGTAGCAATGACTCCGACCCGCTTCGTCTGGGTGGTTGAGGCAGCCGGCTTGATGGCGGGGACGATCCCGACGAAGGGAAGGGCGTAGTTCACCCGCAAGTGAGCCAAGGCGACCACAGAGGCCGTATTACAAGCGACAACGATGAGTTTCGCCCCCTCTGCTACGAGAAAGGCCGTGATAACGTGCGCGAGCCTGCGGATCTCCTGGGGCGAACGGGAGCCGTAGGGGCAATGGGCCGTATCGGCGAAGTACAGGAGGTTCTCCTTAGGTAAGAGTCGCTGCATCTCCCGCATAATCGATAACCCACCTACTCCAGAGTCGAATAACCCAATAGGATGGTCATTTATCATCGCTGCCCCCCATCCTATGGTCGAATCCCAAGGGTAGCCGTTCCACCACGCCCCTCCGAGAAGTACATGGCCCGTTCGACGACGACCGGTCCAGTGGCCTGCACCTGGGTGGAAAGGGCCGCGTTGGGAACGATATCTCCTACGGGGATGGTCAGCCGGCTTGTTGGCGCCAGGGTATATTCGCGCGATATTACCCCTCCATCGCTCTTCATAAAGGTGACCTTGGCTTCGGTCGAACTCTGTCCGGGATTCATGATCAGAACGAACTCACTGAAAGGATAAGCCGTGCAACCCTCCGGCAGATACCACTCCCTGGCAGCGAGGGGCGTGCCCAACGAGCTGTGTCCACCCTGCTGCCTGGCAAAATACATCGATCGCTCGGCCACGATTGGCTGGGTGGATTCCACCTCGGTGGAAAAGGCAGCATTGAGAACAATGGTGTTGACATAAACTGTCGTGCGACTCGTTGGCCGCAGACCGATAGTTCGCCTCACGGTCGTGCCATCCTCCTTCATCCAGGTCAGGGTGGCTTCGGCCGCCATCTTATTTGGGTTCATCAAGAGGATATTAGTCTCATAGCCTGGACCGGTGTATCCCTCAGCGAAGTACCACCTGTTTGCTGTGATAGGGCTGCCGGTCGAGCCGTGTCCTCCCCCAGCGAAATACGTTGCTCTTTCGGTGATGATGGCCTGGTTCGATTCGATGAGGGTACTGAAATTCCCGGCCGGTAGGACCCAATTGGCTAGAAGGTTGAAGCGAGAATGGGGCTTCAGTTGATAAGTGCGCTCTACGATTGAACCATCTTCGCCCATAAAGGTTACCCTGGTGTCGGCTGGCTCCCCGCCGGGGTTGAACAAAAGGATCCAGGTATCATATCCCTGCCCGGCGCGACCCTCAGGCAGATACCAGCGAGTTGAGCCGCTCGTTATTCCCACCGAGGCGTGGCCATCATGTCCGAAGTACATCGCCCGTTCCACGAATATCGGTTGATCAGACTTGATCAACGTTGAGATGGCGGCGTTGGGTACTACCTCATTAGCGAAGAGACTGAAACGGGAGGTTGGCCCTAGACGATACTGCCTTTCTACGCGGGAGCCATCCTCCCGGAAGAAAGTTATGTTCACGTTAGCTGCTGTTCGATTAGGGTTCTGAATCAGCACCCAAGTATGGAAGGGTGGGGCGGTAGAGCCTTCGGCCAGATACCAGAGGCGATGCGCCAGACGCCCCTGCATAACCGTCCAGACCTGCGGGTCTTCGTGTCCCAGACGCCAGCCCCCGGCTCCAGCCAGGCCATACTTATCAACCAGATCGAGTCTAGCAGCGAGGCTGGCTGCATCCTCAAACCAAACCTCGTGCTCTTGTCCTTGCTGGAGGTAACGGTAGTGAGCAGAGCGACTCTCCTGGTCGTATTCCACACGTGCTCCCTGTTCCCTGGCGATAGCCATTGTCTCCGGATAGCGCCGCACCTGGGCTGGAGCTGTGGAGCCGGTAGTCCAATCATAGCCGTAGAAAGGAACGCCGAGCAGCAGCTTGTCGGGTGGTATCTCTGTGGCAGCGAAACGAAGACATCTTTCCACCCAGGGCAATGGGGCCACCGACCCTGGTACCTTGCTTTTAGAGGTGCGGAAGCCGTAGGCCATCAGCAGGATAAGGTCATTAGAGGGGGCTAAGGCGCGATAGTCGAAGGGGCCGGCCCAGCCGGTGGTCGTATCGCTCTCTTTGGCTGGCACGGCCATAGTCACTAGCTTGCCTACCGGGTGCAAAGTGGTGGCCAGACGGGCCATAAAGTCAGTGAGGAAGGGGCGATCGGCCGCGTCGAAGCCCTCAAAGTCGATATGGATACCATCATAACCTTGGGCCAGGAGCCTGTTCTTGATGTTGTTAATGGCCCGCTCTCTGATGGGCGCTTCGGTTAGAAGATGATGGGCTGTCTCTGCACTGTTGCTGCCAGCCAAGGTGAGTGAGGGCAGCACCTTGACGCCCTTCGATTTAATGTAGGATAGCACCGTTTCGTTTTCCCGGCTCTGAAGCTCACCTTTTGCGTCGATCTTGAGCCAATGAGGGGAAACGTAGTCGAGCTCCCCGATATAAGACTGAAGGGAGGCCCAGGAAGCGGGATCATCAGGAACGTAGTAGGCCCAAATGATGCGCCGAATCTTACTCCCATCAGCCTGGGCGACATTTGGCGGTTGAATTGGTATAGCTGCCAGGGTTAATAACAAGCAAGACAGGAGGTAAAGTGGTAACCGCACTCCTGAGCCACCTCGCTATCCGAAGGGTACTCCTATCTTAGCATATTCAAAGAGGCATTTCCAAGAGGAAATTCTTCGAATATTGAGCAGCGTCTTCGACAGGAAGGTTCACCATCTCTGCACCGAATCCCTGCCCAAAGTGTTCGGTTATATGCTCCATTACGGCCGTAAAATCTACCTTCTGGTTCCGATAAGCAGCCATCGAGGTTACAGCCTTGTCGTTGAGTCCACAAGGGACGATCAGGGCGAAGTGGTCTAAATTGGTGTTGACGTTAAGGGCGAAGCCGTGCATGGTGATACCGTGCCTGATGGCGATGCCGATGGCGGCCACCTTGGACTCACCAATCCATACGCCGGTATAGCCGGGAACCTGTCTGGCTTCGATGCCCCAATGGCTTAGGGCTCTGATTATGACGGTTTCCAAGCGGCGAAGGTATTCAAGTGGATCACAGGCGTAATCGGCCAGCCTTAGAATGGGATAGCCGACCAGCTGGCCAGGCCCGTGGTAAGTTACATCCCCACCACGATTGGTTTCACAGATGGTTATTCCTTCCCTGTCCAGGACGGATGGTGAGGCCAGTATGTTTTCCTTATGTCCACGGCGTCCAATAGTGATGACTGGGGGATGTTGGAGCAAGAGAAGGAGGTTGTCGATACGGTCGGCACGGCGTTCCTCTACCAACCTCTCTTGAAGGGCAAGGGACTGGCGATACTCGACGAGTCCCAGATTCAAGACGAGGCATCTTCTTTTGGTCATGGTCGCTTCTCCTTAATATGGGCTCAAGTATCAGCTGCCTCGTTGCTCTCAGTGAGGGCTTTCTTGAGAGAACTGCAGAACGAGCCATTTGATTCTCTGAGATCTGAGTCAATATAGCAGCCGGAGACGATATTTAGCAACTCAGTGGGCTTGACGTGGGGATGGAGCGAGATTATAATCGCACAGGCTAATAAACGTATATAATAACAAAACATTAGTGAAGGGTGGTGATAGACACAGCTGATACTCCAAGCGCCGATCCCATTCCCAGGGTCGATTGGGGAATAGTCCAAATAATATACGAGGTGAAAATGTGGGACGCGTCATAGCCGTAGCTAATCAGAAGGGGGGATCAGGGAAGACTACCACGACCAGGGCGTTAGGCTCGGCCCTGGCTGAACGTGGTCGATATGTTCTCATGGTCGACCTGGATCCGCAGGGAAGCCTCTCAGAAGGATGCGGCTTACCCTTGTACACTTTGGAGAAGACGACTTATCATCTGCTGTTAGGAACAGCTAAGATCGATGAGGTTATCGTTAGCGTGGAGCTGAATCTTGACCTGGTTCCGGCTAATATCCATCTATCAGCGGCGGAGCTGCAGTTGGTTAATATGAATAGGCGAGAGGATAAGCTCAAGAATGTCCTCAAGCCTGTACGTGATCATTATCACTACATCTTGCTGGATTGTCCACCCTCCTTTGGTCTGCTTACAGTAAATGCCCTTTCTGCGGCAGATAGCGTACTCATCCCGATGACGTGCGACTATTATACGATGCTCGGGGTTCGACTTCTCCTGGACACTGTGCGAGAGATTCAGTCCGAGGTCAATCCCAGTCTGACCATCGAGGGTATTCTGGCGACCAGATACGATGGGCGTACTCTGCATTCTCGGGAAATCCTGGAGAGGACCAAGGATGGTCTAGGTGCTCACATACGGGTATTTGGTGCTGTAGTTCGCGAGAGTGTTCGCTTTAAAGAATCACCTATCAAGGGCGAGTCGATTCTCACTTACGCCAGTTTCAGTGACGGGGCACGCGCCTACCGTCAGTTAGCGGAGGAGCTCGACAATGTCTAAACGTGCAGCTGTACCAGAGGGTAAGTCACTTTTCTTTCGTCCTCCAGAGGAACCCAAACTGCTGTCCAAGAAGAAAGAACCCACCAGGCAATCGGCCATCTTTCTGGAGGAGCAGCATTTGGATTGGCTAGACGACAAGTGTCGCGAAGCACGCCGCAATGGTGGTCGGGCTATCCGCAAAGCGGCGATCATCAGGGCCCTGTTAGATGTGGCCATACAGGCTGGAGTGGATTTGACCAGCCTGCGGCGCGAGGAAGAGCTGGTTGAGCGTATCAGGAAGGCGTTACAACAGCCGGGTTGATGCGACTTATCAGACATTCATTACAAAAGTATGTAATGACATAAATGCATGCTTACATCAGTACTACAGTACAAGCTAACATCAGTACTGCTGTACGATTGTACTATAGTTTATATAGATGATTGTCATTTCATCATTTAATGCAGCAGTACATAATAACATATGTACTGCTGTTATTATGTAACGCATATTGGGTGCTTTATACTCAGATGTTTTCGTCCCTCGGTCCTTTCTAAGTCCTCTTGTCCACTGACTACCCCACCGGTAATGGGACAAGAGGGTAATCGCGGCCAGTAGTTTGTGGTCCCCTTAGTCAGGTAAATCCCATAGCGGATTAGATGTCTCCTCCCTATTGAGGTACACTGCTCATCCTTGAGCGTACCCTCAACCGATAAGCCTCAGGTCATAGCTAATTCTGGAGAACGGTCTCTGCCGTTCCGCCGGGAGTAGTGTTAGAGCAGATTCCCCCCGACCCCTTCGTTTAGACCGAAAAATGGCAGTATACTTGTCATAACATCAAATATACATAATATTAAGGGCTTGGGAACCGCCATAAGGTCGCTATAGCGTTCTACCTGATACTTGTCATAATATTTTATCCTTGCAAAAAGAGGCTTTCTGGGGATAGGCTGATTCGAATATAAGGGAAGGCTGAGAATATCTTGGTGCAATTCCTCTATATCCGCTGGTCTGGGGTTCAGTCAAAGCCGTCCCCTTCACTTGGTGTTGAAAAACCCTGATGTGGCCATTGGGTCCATTCTGCTCTACTTCATGGATGAGTGGTCCAGCCCCACAAATAGGGCCCCAGATAGGACTATTGATTATTGAGGGGCTTGGGCATCTAGTGGGGGGGCGGGGTACCATGGCGGACAATAGCGGTTGTTTGCGAATCATTGGCGAATTGCAAAATCGCCATCGAAATGATACAATCGCTAGTAAGGCGCTACCACCCGCTATGGCGGCTTGATCCTGGGGTAGCTATAGTACTGTGCGGATATTTTGTGTTAGACTATTTATAGGGAGGGAGAGCGATGCCCGAGGAATTGGCGAAGCCGGCCCAAGTGGCTAAGAGGCTGGACCTGGCCCCCAGTACACTACGCGTTTATTCGAGTAAGTTCGCTGAGGTCCTATCGGAATCAGCCAGTAACCCTCCTCTTTCAGCAGATGGCAAAGCGGGTCATCGCCTTTACACCCCACGGGATATCACGATCCTGGCCAAGGCCAAGGACCTCCTCTCTAAGGGTATGACCTATGACCAGGTGCTGGGTGAGCTTCGCTCTATTTATGGGGCCTCACGGCGAAGTAGGTTGACAGCTGAGAGGGGAGAGGCAGAGGCTGTTGCCTTACCGGGCTACTCGACTATAGCGCATCTGGAGAGGATCTTATCTGCAACTGGTGCTGCGCTAGCTAACACCCAAAAACTAGCGGAGATCTGGCAACAGGAAGCCTTAGAGCGGAAGAGGGAGTTGGCCGAACTCCAAGAGAGAGTGGAAGCGTTTATAGAGCGTTACGAAAGTGAAATTGGGGAGATCAAGGACAGGCTGAAGCATCTGGAGGAGCAGCCGTCAAGCTTTTTTCTTCGTCTCTTTGGTCGCTAAAGGAGGTCTCGGCAGCCACGAGCAATTGTTGTAGGATCGCTCGTGCTCCCTGCGCTGCCTTGGCCCGGTGGCTAAGACGGTCCTTTTCCTCGGGTCTCAACTCGGCCATCGTCTTATTATACTCGGGCAGAAAGAACACTGGATCGTAACCAAAGCCGTACTTACCCCTGGGCTCAAAGGATATGACACCATCGCAGCGCCCCTCGCTCAAGTAGACCTCATTGGTTGGTGTAGCCACAGCTATGGCGCAGCGAAAACGAGCCGCACGCTTTTCCCAAGGGAAGTCTTGCAGCTGCTGGAGAAGGAGACGGATTCTGTCGGCATTGGTGGCTCTTGGCCCGGCGTAGCGGGCTGAGCGAACGCCAGGAGCCCCGTTCAGGGCTTCAACCTCCAACCCCGAATCATCGGCCAGAGTGAGAAGCCCACTGGCGGAGGCATATTGAGATGCCTTCAATTTAGCGTTCTCAGCGAACGTTTGGCCAGTCTCTTCGACGATCAGAGTGATCTGCTCATCTACAAGGGAGACTAACCGAAGGGGTAAACAGGCCAGTAACTGGGAATACTCGCGCACTTTAGCTGGATTCCGAGTAGCGATAAGCAGTTTGATCATTGAGGTGGTTCGTCACTTTCTGAATCGAGATGACTCGAGAAAGGAATGAAGTTGTTAGCGAGATCCATTGGCCATAAGAGAGGGACTGGGCAGTAGACCCCACTGATTCGGTGGCCAATAGCGAAGCCATGCCTTGCCGATTATATCCTCGGCAGGCACTAATCCCCAGATGTGAGAGTCACTGCTGTAATTTCGGTTGTCACCCAATACAAAATAATAGCCCGGGGGGATTTGTTGAGGTCCCCATGAGTAGTTTGGCTTGCTGGCCACATAATCTTCCTGCAATGGTTGCCCGTTTATGAACACCTTGCCTTGCCTTATTTCTACAGTATCGCCTGGAATAGCGATGACACGCTTGATGAAATCACGGCGCACATCCCTGGGGTATTTGAATACGATGATGTCTCCACGCTCAGGAGGATGAAATAAAAAGAGCGTCTTTCCATCTAGAGATTGGTCGCCAGGCAAGAGGCGCGCAAGAATGTTCCCGTTGATCTGCCAGTACATGGCTTTATTGATCATCAGGTACTGACCGTCATGGAGGGTTGGCTCCATGCTGCTGCCCTCTATCCTGAAATTCTGGATCGTGCCTCGCACCAGGGCAAAGATGAGTAGTGTCAGTAGAGCCGTCTCTAAGAATTCGATCAGCAGTGCCGCGAAAGCTGTCTTTAACAGTTTCTGGACTATTGCTATCATCACACACAGTTCCCTCGCTGTAGCCTGGTTTTATTATACTGCATTATAACGGATTCCTCCCAACGTTGCCAAAAGAGGGCCACTTGCCTTAGAATGAGCCAGAGAAACAAATCGAGCGAGGAGGAGTACACGGTGACCAACGAGGAGGAGCTGAAGTATTTTATTGATTTGAAATGGTATGATGACCATAATCGCTCTTTCAAGGCTGTTGCGCAAGCACGCTTCTGCCGGTCTTGTCGTCAGAGGGTGGGAACAGAAGTACAGGAGCGTGTCCCCACTATTGATCAGAAGACGGGGAAGGTAATCTTCGAGACAAGAAGTGCCCGCTTTGGGACAAACCCTTTCTCCGTCATTAGAAATTGCTGCGCCAAGACGAAAGGTTACATCACCACTGAGACCCCTACTCTGGAAGCGGTGTTTCGCATCTTTTTGGCCAATGGTAATCAGCCCATTGGCTTAGAGTCGTTACAGGAGCAGTTGGCTGAGTGGATCCCATTAGATAGTAAGTCACATCGCTTTTCACCTGAGACTATTAAGGATTTGATTGAACGCGATACCTATTATGGTATACGTAGGTTTAGGCTGGCTGAGGGTTAAGGCATGGCTGAAATCGTGTTGGTGCAGGGGGATATTACAGAGCTCGAGGTGGACGCCCTGGTGAATGCGGCCAACAACCATCTCTGGATGGGTGGAGGTGTGGCTGGGGCCATAAAGAAGAGGGGTGGCCGTGAGATAGAGGAGGAGGCTGTACGGAAAGGGCCCATTGAAATCGGCGAAGCGGTCGTCACTGGAGCAGGACGGCTAAAGGCGCAATATGTCATCCATGCGGCGGTGATGGGACAGGACCTGCGTACCGATGCGGAGAAGATACGCCTGGCCACACAGAACAGCCTACGAAGAGCGGAGGAGCTGCACATAAAGAATATCGCTTTTCCTGCTTTGGGTACAGGTGTCGGAGGCTTTCCCAAGGAGAAGGCCGCTCAAGTCATGTTGGAAGAGGTCCGTAAACATCTGCAGGGACCTACGGGATTGGAAAGGATCGTTTTCGCCCTATTTGGTGAAGATGCTTACCTTGTCTTCGAGCGTGAGCTGGCTAGGCTACAGTCGGCTTAGTGTGCTTTGAAGGAGAGGATTGCTTCAGCATGGGACAAGCTAGTGTTGTTGAGAGACGCCAATAGAGTAACTGGATATTTAACACTATCCCAAGGAGTTACCCGAAGATATTTTGTCGCTCGTCCTATTCCCTCTAATTCTATCCTGTGTTATACTGCGGTCATCATTGATGTGCCTACCTGATTATTAGGATGGAGCATCAACCTGTAGCCGGTCTGTAACAAGGTGATGATGGTGAATCTTAGTCCTGATCTTGAGACACAGTTGATTGAGGAACTGGCTCAAAGGGTCAAGCGGCTCGGCTTAATCACACCGGCGATTATTTTCCTGGAGAGTAACAAACCCTTCAGCTTCATCGGCAGTCAAGCCTTGCTTTTCTTTCAGCCCTTGCTCTCTTTCATTTCGGGGGATCGTCTAACGCAGTATGCAGCCCTCTTTGCGAATAGGGACAGTGTAGAGCGTCTGCTGGATCGGCTTGATGCTCTGGCCAGAGGTGACCATCAGTAATAAAGCGTTCCAAGGAGGTCACTGTTCGCATGCTTGAGCAACTGATCGTCGATTGGCATCTGGATGGTACGAAGCTCGTTGCTTTGGGTCTGTTGTTCTCTTTCTTGTTGTTCTTTTTCCTGGCCTTATCTGCCCTGCGTGGCGGGCGGTCCCCGCATTTGCGGCCGATCCGTGCTTTCGATGGCCTCGAGCGGTTGATCGAGGCGTCTTCTGAGAGCGCACAACTGATCCACTGTAGCCTTGGGACGGCCTCACTCGTCAGCCGATTCACGGCGGAGGTTCTTGCTGGTCTGACGATGCTGCGGGCGTTGGCTAAAAGGGCCGTTGCTAGCCGGTTCCCCCTAGTGGTTACTACTCTTGACCCTGTCTCGCTTGCGGCGAGTCAGGGCATCCTGGCTCGGGCGGGTTCCACCTTGGCCGAAGGGCAAGTGGGCAAAGGTGAAGAGGCCCGTTTTGTTGCTCCCGAGCCTGTCTCTTATGCTGCGGGCATAATGGGATTACTGAATAGAGAGCATCCTCTTGGTAATGTGATCGTGGGCGGGTTGGGCGATGAATATCTCTTGATGGGTGAGGTGGGGGCAAGGGAGGGCATCTATCAAGTTGTCGGTACCAGTGCCCCTCAGGTATTACCGTTTGTGGTTACTTCAGCCGACGAGTACCTGCTGGGCGAAGAGATGTTCGCCGCTGGAGCCTATGTGGAGAAGAATAGGGCCCATCTAGGTAGTTTACTGGCGCAGGATTGGACTCGCGAGCTAATCATTGGCATAATTATCGGTCTGGTGATCCTGCGAACGGCCGGACTTCTTTAAATCTGCAGGAATACCTCGGTGCTATCGGGAGAGGAGATTGCTGTGCGACAAAGCATCCCATTGGCCATAGCCATCACTGCTGGTGCAGTCGTCAGCGCCGATTATTTTGTGACGAATACCTATCTCAACGTGATTAGCGATCTTCTCGTCGGCTGGGTCACCATTATTGCAGCTGTCGCTTTGCTGTTGGGGTTGTTGAACGTGAGCCGTGTCCATATCTCGGCCATTGTAGAAAGGAAAGGTAATCGCTTTTATAGTTTATGTCTGTTGTTAACAGCGGTGGTCATCATCGTGTTTGGTGTTTGGCCTGGCTCGCGCGGTCCAAATGATCCAGTCGTCGTCTGGATTTTTGATTATATCTATACCCCACTAAATGCGACTATCTTCTCCTTGCTGGCCTTTTTTGTCGCCTCAGCGGCCTATCGGGCGTTACGAGCCCACACTTTCGAGGCAACCTTACTTCTGTTGACCGCTGTCATCATACTTCTGGGGCAGATCCCGTTGGCCTCAACGGCTTGGCCGGAGATTTCCCACCTGAAAGATTGGTTAGTAGCCTATCCCATGACGGCAGGAATGAGAGGCATTATCTTGGGAGCATCACTGGGGATCATCGCCACGACTGTACGTGCATTGGTTGGCCTGGATCGACACTACTTAGAGTAAGACTTCCCCTGATTATGGAGGATAAGTTGATCTTTTGTCCCAACTGTGGCACAGCAAATAGAGATGGAAGCAATTTCTGCAATGAATGCGGTCAGAACCTCAGGGAAGTAGTGCAGTGCTCCACATGTGGTTCGGGCAACATCGCCACTTATCATTACTGTGTCAGCTGTGGGGCTCAACTTGTGCCCGCAAATATCTTAGATGCTCGCTTAACTCCAGAGTCAGTGGAGCCACCTGAGTCCGAGGTCCCGAAAGATTTGTGGACAGTTATGGAAGAAGAGCAGCAGACCCCCATCCAGGCTGCTCCATTGGATACTCCTACTCCAGATGAAACGGGAAGGCAAGCAACGGTTGCTCAGCCGGAAGAGGCGTTAAAAACCTCTCAGCCGTCGGGGTATGAGGTGGGAGTGACGCCTCCTCTCGGCTCGGTGAATCGAGAGGGACTGACCCTAGCTCGGTCGTTAGCCACAGAGTCGACTGGGGTAACTGCTCCAGTGCCAGAGGACACCTTTTCAGATCCGGGCGCTACTTTCC
The DNA window shown above is from Chloroflexota bacterium and carries:
- a CDS encoding protein kinase — encoded protein: MNALVGERYEIMEQIGEGGAAIVYKARDILLDRPVALKVLREQYCLDPAFVGRLRQEARAAAGLSHPHIVEVYDYGKSDDHYYLVMQYVEGQNLKEYLSKRAPLPADQAVEIAQQILAGLQAAHTKGIVHRDMKPQNVLLTPEGVAKVGDFGLAKALSTPAITEAGMTIGSVHYLSPEQALGETATLASDIYAVGIILYEMLTGQLPFDGERAVQIALKHVRETPLSPRRLVPSIPLALEKIVLKAMAKDPQQRWSNASEMQQALEEYLALSRQATVPLSTLPWRRKGTPSKPPAQRRAIPAKRPTGKSIGILPFLLPLLLLSVFVLAGLGVLLVLSRGGLPLAQPTPQATAAQSVGAAPSPTAITPPIVTISPRPTILSPAAGSPSQTEIVLEDTSFNGSFRNPGESTYKGATATWLYGTRTDYSVMSAVFYLRDRPKGQATLTIRGMDSPDREKTRIVVLINDNVVFKGLNPFPDEVPAASEGPWGTHSWEFPNTFLQAGRNILTIKNLENSPNTDAPPWFMLDWAKIEFRETVE
- the murI gene encoding glutamate racemase — encoded protein: MINDHPIGLFDSGVGGLSIMREMQRLLPKENLLYFADTAHCPYGSRSPQEIRRLAHVITAFLVAEGAKLIVVACNTASVVALAHLRVNYALPFVGIVPAIKPAASTTQTKRVGVIATDATLQGAAFAELVEKFASNVILFSQSCPGLVELVEEGEVDGARAEQLLRMYLEPLINNDIDTLVLGCTHYSFLRPTIGKILNGLPLTIIDPAEAVARQVYRVLESKGWLNTTNDAPQEVFFTSGDPLSFRRIVEKISGQQPQRVQPVRLIVPEQSIET
- a CDS encoding glycosyl hydrolase family 18 protein — protein: MRLPLYLLSCLLLTLAAIPIQPPNVAQADGSKIRRIIWAYYVPDDPASWASLQSYIGELDYVSPHWLKIDAKGELQSRENETVLSYIKSKGVKVLPSLTLAGSNSAETAHHLLTEAPIRERAINNIKNRLLAQGYDGIHIDFEGFDAADRPFLTDFMARLATTLHPVGKLVTMAVPAKESDTTTGWAGPFDYRALAPSNDLILLMAYGFRTSKSKVPGSVAPLPWVERCLRFAATEIPPDKLLLGVPFYGYDWTTGSTAPAQVRRYPETMAIAREQGARVEYDQESRSAHYRYLQQGQEHEVWFEDAASLAARLDLVDKYGLAGAGGWRLGHEDPQVWTVMQGRLAHRLWYLAEGSTAPPFHTWVLIQNPNRTAANVNITFFREDGSRVERQYRLGPTSRFSLFANEVVPNAAISTLIKSDQPIFVERAMYFGHDGHASVGITSGSTRWYLPEGRAGQGYDTWILLFNPGGEPADTRVTFMGEDGSIVERTYQLKPHSRFNLLANWVLPAGNFSTLIESNQAIITERATYFAGGGHGSTGSPITANRWYFAEGYTGPGYETNILLMNPNKMAAEATLTWMKEDGTTVRRTIGLRPTSRTTVYVNTIVLNAAFSTEVESTQPIVAERSMYFARQQGGHSSLGTPLAAREWYLPEGCTAYPFSEFVLIMNPGQSSTEAKVTFMKSDGGVISREYTLAPTSRLTIPVGDIVPNAALSTQVQATGPVVVERAMYFSEGRGGTATLGIRP
- the lipB gene encoding lipoyl(octanoyl) transferase LipB — translated: MTKRRCLVLNLGLVEYRQSLALQERLVEERRADRIDNLLLLLQHPPVITIGRRGHKENILASPSVLDREGITICETNRGGDVTYHGPGQLVGYPILRLADYACDPLEYLRRLETVIIRALSHWGIEARQVPGYTGVWIGESKVAAIGIAIRHGITMHGFALNVNTNLDHFALIVPCGLNDKAVTSMAAYRNQKVDFTAVMEHITEHFGQGFGAEMVNLPVEDAAQYSKNFLLEMPL
- a CDS encoding AAA family ATPase, with the translated sequence MGRVIAVANQKGGSGKTTTTRALGSALAERGRYVLMVDLDPQGSLSEGCGLPLYTLEKTTYHLLLGTAKIDEVIVSVELNLDLVPANIHLSAAELQLVNMNRREDKLKNVLKPVRDHYHYILLDCPPSFGLLTVNALSAADSVLIPMTCDYYTMLGVRLLLDTVREIQSEVNPSLTIEGILATRYDGRTLHSREILERTKDGLGAHIRVFGAVVRESVRFKESPIKGESILTYASFSDGARAYRQLAEELDNV
- a CDS encoding helix-turn-helix domain-containing protein, encoding MPEELAKPAQVAKRLDLAPSTLRVYSSKFAEVLSESASNPPLSADGKAGHRLYTPRDITILAKAKDLLSKGMTYDQVLGELRSIYGASRRSRLTAERGEAEAVALPGYSTIAHLERILSATGAALANTQKLAEIWQQEALERKRELAELQERVEAFIERYESEIGEIKDRLKHLEEQPSSFFLRLFGR